The window AATCCCGTGTGCATGAGCGATTGTTATTCCTGTTTGTTGATCGGAGACGGGGACATCTTCCTGGTTTGTCAACTCCTGTATAATCAACAACTAGTTGACACTCATGTACCAGAATCGCATTCTATTGATTAAAAATTAGACTATATTTGGGCTATAGTACAGATGAAGTAATAACTCAACACTGGAAAGCTTTAATGTAGCGGTGGTACACTTGAACTCACTTTTCTTCTACAATCTAACTTAAAAAATAGCTGATTATACTAGTCTAAGAATTCTAAGAAtgctttttttagttttaatctgaCAGTCTATTGGTTAAAAATCCGCAAGCTACTGATTATTGTTTGCCACAACTTGTTAGCTGCAGCATTGCCACACTATACAATTTTtcaattgttattatatttattaaaagtgaTATTTAACTTAGTCTCGTAAAGTCAACATGCTTTAGATAGAAACAAGTTCTTAGTTTTGACTAAGTTGGTTTGCTTTTTTCTGAATAGTTTTAGATAAAGCTACTCACCATCACAATTTCTGTACCTGCAGTTTCTTGTCTGAAAGTCACTACCTGGGCAGTTCTCACCATCGCCAGATGGATCTGAGCAAGTTCTTGTTCTACGTCTGACGCCTTGACCACAAGTCACAGAGCATTGTGACCAAGGGCCCCATTGGCTCCAGCGAGCAGGACCGGGTTCTGTATCAAAAGGAGATTTTGATCATAcaactaaatcttgcataagaAGAGCCCATACAATCTAACGATAAACTTGTGACCTCAGACAAACTGGAAAAAGTGACAAGATGTTACTTTTGAGAATAGCGTGACAAGAAGCTAAATTTTGATTAACAATATCTAGCCTGCGATTTTATTAGATGAACCTTGTATTTTCGTTTGCGTCATTGTGTATGCAGTGGATTATTTTAACTAAAAATCATAGGTCAAGTTACTACCTCTACTGATGAAAGGTTGCATCTTTAAATTAACTAAATTGCTATAGACTCTTTGTTGCACAATCCTTTCTTAGCCAGAGGCTCATTTCTTTAAGTAAAGTATTTTCCAAGACTGAAGGTAAACTAAATTTCTCTGGCAAGTTTCACTAAATTTCTCACTAAGTTTCTAATAGCAAATGCtgcatttttatgtttttattggtGAGCATCACAATAAACTGCAAAGAGCTACTACGTAGTCCAATGTACTGACTTTGTTTCAGAAATTTTGTAATAACCCCCAACGCTAGCAGTGACAGAAAATTAGTTTAAAAGCGTTTAGCATTTTTTAGTCTTCTTGCAGATTATCCTGAAACCTTTCTTTGAACTTTCTTTGAATATTTTTCCAGTTATTTCTGTATGTATTTCTGTATTTCTGTATGCATGAGAATTTGGTGGTAACAGGAAAAGCTGAAGGAAAGCAGAGAGAGGCAGGGGCAGATAGCAGCTGACCTACTTGGGAAGTGTAGGCAAATAGATGTCAGCTCAACTATCAGAAAGAAAAAGAGCAGAGGTATCAAAGCAAGCAATGTTGAGAAGAACAAGAGATAGGAAGGGTGGAGAACCATGATCGTCTGCGTTCTCACAGGACATGAAAGAGTGAAAGAGCAAAAGAGCGAGAGAGCAAGAGAGTGAGAAAGCGCAAGAGCGAGAGAACAGGAGAACGCAAGAGCGCAAAAAATTGTGAGAGAGTGCGAGATAGCGTGAAAGCATGCgcagagagaatgagagagaaagCAAGAAAACAAGAGAGTGAGAAAACAAGAGAGCGAGAGAATAAATGAGAGAGAGCAAAGAGAGTGAGATGaaaaagagaggagagagagtgCAAGAGATCAGAAACCCGAGCAAAAGAAACGGCAAAACAGGGAAAATGGGAGAGAGCAAAAAAGCGTGAAATGGTAAAAAAGAGCACGGGCGAGAGTGTGAGAGAGCGAAAGAGTGAAAGATGAAAAGGAGTGAGAGCGAGGGATTCAGAGCACGcgagaaagagagtgagagagcaaaacagcaaaaaagTGAGACCACGAGACAGCAAGAGAGAGCAGGTGAGCTAGCAAGAGAGCGAGCAACAGAGCGAGTGCGAGAGCGTGAAAAGGTGAGAGAGAAAGCAAGAGAAAGCAACTGCAAAAGAGAGAGCAAAAAAAGAGATTACTTTTCTATCCCTTTTGATAATCTGGATAGAGGATTGATAGAATGAGAAGCAGAGAGTTACTCACAGAGAAGATCTAGTGATTAAACTTACTGCATGTACATGTTTGACAGCCATATTCATCTAGAGCAAAACCATTTGGGCATGGGTCAGCACAACGAACTGCTGGGCAGGGCCTTGGTCCTGTATAAGCAAACAACTTACAGTTCAACTCAGGGTATTCAGTATGCATTGGAATGACCTGTGCATAGTACAAAGTATTACATACACTTATAAACTATCAAAGCGATGTTCATATCATTTTGTATGCAGCTCTAAAAGTGCTGCTTATCTGTCATATAATAATGTGTTTtagaatgaaatttttttactacATGATTGCTTTTGGGTTTtgtgtttcaattttttattttatcatggTAAAAGGCAGAAAAAGTTTTTCCACTTTCATTTGTCAACATTTGTCTAAAATCTATTACATGGAAATTTTGCATCAATAATAATATGCGTACTTAAACACTAAAAATATAGCTGAGCAACtgaaatacatattatattaatatatatatatatatatataatatattatatacataatatattagtaAAATAGAGTTTAAAGAGCTTGTAAAGGCAGAGCACCGTGACCCAGACCAACGAGATGGTTCATATGACCGACGTTGTAGCCAGTCTGAATCTCAATATCACAACTCGGACTCAGCCACTGGTGATCTGGCTCAGCATGCCAAGCAACACAACAATGCGGAGACCACCCGcagtgataagaaaaaagcaGAGTCTATCGCACTCCATCGATATATAAGTAGTTTGCTATCAGTGATGAAGCAGAGCTCGTGCAGTCTCTCTGCATGGTTCTTCATTGTATGCACACGCATTAAtttcatgtatatttatatatttacgagatctatatatattattgtagcTAATACACTTGGGTGTATTTATtcttgtggagagtaaaggagaccggcagtttcctttacaagcTGGCAacgctatctgattaaaaataaaataacttactGCATCGACAGGTTGGACATCCATATTCATCTGGTATGTTACCATGCTCACAGTAAATATAACAGACCGGCCCGCACCCTAAAAAAATACAGCTTTGTTTAGTTGCTACATAGATCCTTGCCAACTGAATCTgtaaaaaggaaaatattagctTTATTATATCTTGattactatttttactattgCTAGTTACAGATtatgtttttctttaaaaaatgctAGCTTagaaatttttactataataagaccctTGTCTGCTCATTTACCCAATGCCATGATTGAGagttcagaaaaaaatatttcattttatatgTTTCAAACTCGCAGCTTTCAGTTTGGTGGGCTTGCATTccaacacctgcaccaatctaCCACCTTCGGTGATAagagaataattgtgcagatagtGATTCCCTGCATTTTATCTAAATCTGACAATCTCACACAGCATACAAGACTGTCAGGATACTtgtgatttaaaaaaataatccATGAGCTTGCTTTGATCTTTTAAAAACCGTACAGACAGCTCAGAAGGGTTACACTCAATTTCCTACTTTTGCTATCAAACATGTATTCACTGTATTTGTGCATTCAGAGGTATTTGCTCTAACCATctgtaaaatttgagcaattaCTAAATAGAAGGTTTTGACTGTAAGAAGTCTGAATACTCACTGCATCTGCAGGTCTGGCAGCCATTTTCATCCGTCTCATAGCCATTAGGGCATTGCTGACTACACCTTACGGCAGGACAGATATTTGGCTCTATAACGTAATATAGTATTTAATAACTTTTACAGGTTATTTTTTACCAAAACAAAGCTGAGTTTTTAAGACAAaactatatatttaataagcCAATCATTGACTCATTTCAGTCAGCTAATGGACCAATAATATGTTGATAAATATCTTTATGGCATTGAAGCTAATTGCAGCACCCAACAGTTGCAGTTTTACCTGATCCACACAACAGCAAACCAAACACCAGGTTTTGGGTGACCCATAAAATCAATAGACAAACATAAAATCAATAGACATACATAAAGTCTTTACACAAAATCCAATGCTTTTTTGTAAGAATAGTTCTCCGAATGAGATGAATTTACGCAGCTGCAAAAGCCGTGTTAGTTGCTTGCTATGAAAAGACTTACTGCACTGGCATATCTCACAGCCATTTTCATCCGTGGCATATCCGTTCTCACAATATAGCCTGCAGAGTACTGGTTGGCATACTGGGGGCTCTAAAACCACAGCAGTAGGTACACAGAAATGTCATACGCTGTTATAACCATATTATAACCATATTATaaccatttttattatataacggTCTGTAGCCATATTTGGTCATAAGTGAAACTTTATAATCTATTAGCTGGTCATCAGCCAGTCAGCATATATTGTTAGTAACTGTTTAACCTTTGACTGCCAGAAAAAGCTGcaaatcatttttcagttttaccaCAAATCCTAGAAATATAGCTTAACCAAACAATGTTTTAAGCAAATTTTagattaatttttgtttcaattgtTGCAACACcttaacattttttttagaaaataattatgCATAATTATTATGCAGTTTTAATTTGCCATTCTTATAGTTTGCTACcaaaaaggtttaaaaatgGCATTCATGCGGctgtgaaaaatttataaaagtgtttCAAACACAGACTCGTTTGTGAAATTCATTgtgaattatttaaaaacagGTTGTCTGCACCTACACTGTTTTTGTAGACATGATGGTAGGTCTTTGCTTCAAAATGAACATGCTGACACTCTAATAACGTTCAGAAAATCTGAATTCTTCAAAATGTCTGTTATACTAGGTAAATAGGCAATTGAACTGACTTAATAAGAGCCTTAGTCAGTCACTCTACGCAGACATGTATTATTTCAACTGCTCCTTGTCTTCACGATAATCGTTATAGCAAAGAACGATTAAGAGGCAAGGAATACCTTCTCTATTATGAAGCCtgaagagcagacaacttcttaaTCACATGttctaaatttaataaaagagGAAAGGTGCCCCAACCTAAAGTGACTTATTTGATTAAATCATTGAGCTGCTTTAAAAAGAATACTGAttttctatatttgatacatacCACGTGTATAGGACAACTTTTATGATAGATGCTttgatatttctattttatcaAATTCTGTTGGAA of the Watersipora subatra chromosome 4, tzWatSuba1.1, whole genome shotgun sequence genome contains:
- the LOC137393347 gene encoding cysteine-rich motor neuron 1 protein-like; this encodes MRGSALLLSLAVVISCAAATTALITCEFAADCSAKLCGPLGPQTDSRGCPLRGCPCKDGFVPPDLSCVCVRAPCPCPVSCPRLTCPVNCEAAGGWVIGPDGCNTCECRPRECPPVCEIYCEHGNVLDSNGCATCQCKPPPCEPVRCRRFCENGFATDENGCEICQCKPPVCQPVLCRLYCENGYATDENGCEICQCKPNICPAVRCSQQCPNGYETDENGCQTCRCRCGPVCYIYCEHGNIPDEYGCPTCRCRPRPCPAVRCADPCPNGFALDEYGCQTCTCKPGPARWSQWGPWSQCSVTCGQGVRRRTRTCSDPSGDGENCPGSDFQTRNCRYRNCDGVDKPGRCPRLRSTNRNNNRSCTRDYDCEGSLKCCPLRPGYRVCIRPIFYQN